Proteins encoded within one genomic window of Cucumis sativus cultivar 9930 chromosome 3, Cucumber_9930_V3, whole genome shotgun sequence:
- the LOC101219079 gene encoding probable receptor-like protein kinase At1g49730 has product MAATALSRALFLMGFLLFLQLQLPETMADCPLDLSGSNFTLVASICSNPNERGKCCRHINAFVAVSVAHLANATGELGVSSDLSDICLQFILQTMGLYGVPRNAMVFCGVGTKIPVNYACRGRETVTQMLESPKFTNVSENCKLPISEESTCRKCINSGILYLRNLIGREDNITLNTCRDATFVALASQLDPASVIDLATCFFGVQGFHKPPAPPPSLTTPKISPSPSAAESPGSLTLDVAGDKSHQHHSYHLTLVAGIGIAVTVGSVMMLVVLIVLIRRKSRELKDSDKMDANSSKSFPSRPIKKYQEGPSMFKKFSYKEIKKATDSFSTTIGQGGYGTVYKAQFTDDVVVAVKRMNKVSEQGEDEFGREIELLARLHHRHLVALRGFCVEKHERFLLYEFMANGSLKDHLHAPGRTPLSWRTRIQIAIDVANALEYLHYYCDPPLCHRDIKSSNILLDENFVAKVADFGLAHASKGGSVFFEPVNTDIRGTPGYMDPEYVITQELTEKSDIYSYGVLLLEIVTGRRAIQDGKNLVEWSLGYMISDSRISELVDPSIKGCFNLDQLHTIVSIVRWCTEGEGRARPSIKQVLRLLYESSDPMHQGLMEAVDDEEYGGTEGRQSMSKRKMHKSDVIFHSGDGRYLASSSSTSRSYCSRSFLLETGSPQSPPNIYSASDQLF; this is encoded by the exons ATGGCCGCCACCGCACTGAGTAGAGCTTTGTTTCTAATGGgctttcttctatttcttcaacttcagcTTCCTGAAACAATGGCGG ACTGTCCCTTGGACTTGAGTGGATCAAACTTTACTTTAGTTGCCTCTATTTGCTCTAACCCCAATGAAAGAGGGAAGTGCTGCCGCCATATCAATGCATTTGTTGCAGTTTCTGTTGCTCATCTTGCAAATGCAACAGGTGAATTGGGAGTTTCTTCAGACTTATCTGACATTTGCTTGCAATTTATACTTCAAACCATGGGACTGTATGGAGTTCCTAGAAATGCCATGGTTTTCTGTGGGGTTGGAACCAAAATTCCAGTGAACTATGCGTGTAGAGGTCGAGAGACCGTCACACAGATGCTGGAATCTccaaaatttacaaatgtCAGTGAAAATTGCAAGTTGCCAATATCAGAGGAGAGTACTTGTAGGAAGTGTATTAATTCTGGAATTTTATATCTCCGAAATCTGATTGGAAGAGAAGATAATATAACGCTAAATACTTGTCGTGACGCTACGTTTGTTGCACTTGCTAGCCAACTTGATCCTGCTTCAGTTATTGATCTTGCAACCTGCTTCTTTGGAGTTCAAGGCTTTCACAAGCCTCCAG CTCCACCCCCATCTTTGACTACACCAAAAATTTCCCCAAGTCCATCAGCTGCTGAAAGCCCAGGGTCACTGACGCTTGATGTTGCCGGTGATAAAAGTCACCAACATCATTCCTACCATCTAACATTAGTGGCAGGTATTGGCATCGCGGTGACTGTCGGTTCTGTAATGATGCTGGTTGTCTTGATTGTGTTGATTCGAAGGAAAAGCCGAGAGCTAAAGGATTCTGATAAGATGGATGCCAACTCTTCAAAATCTTTCCCCTCTCGTCCCATCAAAAAGTATCAGGAAG GACCTTCCATGTTTAAAAAGTTCAGCTATAAGGAGATCAAGAAGGCAACAGATAgttttagtacaacaattgGTCAAGGAGGATATGGAACTGTTTATAAAGCTCAATTCACTGATGACGTAGTAGTAGCTGTGAAGAGGATGAACAAAGTCTCCGAGCAGGGTGAAGATGAATTTGGCAGAGAAATCGAGCTGCTTGCAAGATTACATCACCGACATCTCGTTGCCTTAAGAGGCTTTTGTGTTGAAAAGCATGAACG GTTCCTTTTGTACGAGTTTATGGCTAATGGAAGCTTGAAGGACCATCTTCATG CTCCTGGCAGGACCCCTCTAAGTTGGCGGACAAGAATCCAAATTGCCATCGATGTTGCCAATGCTCTG GAGTATCTTCACTATTATTGTGATCCCCCACTGTGCCACAGAGACATCAAGTCCAGCAACATTTTACTGGATGAGAACTTTGTAGCTAAG GTTGCCGATTTTGGCCTTGCACATGCTTCAAAGGGCGGTTCTGTTTTCTTTGAACCTGTAAATACAGATATCCGAGGAACGCCAG GTTATATGGATCCTGAGTATGTCATCACGCAAGAACTTACTGAGAAAAGTGATATATACAGCTACGGCGTACTACTTCTGGAAATAGTTACTGGCAGACGCGCTATACAAGACGGGAAGAATCTGGTTGAATGGTCCCTAGGGTACATGATTTCAGATTCAAGGATATCTGAATTAGTAGATCCAAGTATCAAGGGTTGTTTTAACTTGGACCAACTTCACACGATCGTGTCAATTGTGAGATGGTGCACCGAGGGAGAAGGCAGGGCAAGGCCTTCAATTAAGCAGGTGCTTCGACTGTTGTACGAGAGTTCAGATCCAATGCATCAAGGGCTCATGGAGGCTGTGGATGATGAAGAATATGGAGGGACTGAAGGGAGACAGAGCATGAGCAAGAGAAAAATGCATAAAAGTGATGTGATTTTCCATAGTGGAGATGGAAGGTATCTTGCTTCTTCATCAAGCACATCTAGGTCATATTGTAGTAGAAGCTTTTTACTTGAAACTGGTTCACCACAGTCTCCTCCCAATATTTATTCTGCCTCAGACCAATTATTTTAG